GACCAGATTTTGATCAATGGTAAACCGGAGGCCAGCTATACCATCAAACAGGATTATTATATGATGGTAGGGGATAACAGAGATGCTTCATTGGATGCCAGGTTCTTCGGTTTCGTTCCGGAAGAGAATATCGTAGGAAAACCAATGTTTACATGGATGAGCGTTCAGGGTGCTTTCAAAGACAGTGGTTCTTCTTATCAGGCTCCGTTCAAGATCCGTTGGGAAAGAATGTTTAAAGCAACCAATACCGGAGAAGCCAACAAAACTTCGTACTGGTGGATTGCAGCCATGATTCTGATCTTATTCTTCGGATGGGAGTATTTTATGAAACTGTTCAAAAAGAAAAAAACAGAAGACGAATTATAATTAAATTAAACCCAAAATAGAATGAAGTATTTGAAAAAATGCTTCATTTTTGCATTATGAATATGACGAATGTATTATTGCCGGTATTTTATATGCCTCCGATCTCATGGTTCTCAGTGTTTTTAAACCCTGAAAACGAAATTATATTTGAACAGTTTGAAAACTTTCCTAAACAGACCTATAGAAACAGAGCCAATATCTACGGGGCAAATGGAAAACTTTCATTAATTATCCCAATCAACCACAACGGGAAAAGAGAATTCAAAGATATGGAGATCTCTTACAGGGAAGAATGGAGAAATCTTCATTGGAAATCAATCAAAACGGCTTATCAGAGTTCGCCTTACTTCGAATATTATGAAGATAAATTCAGAAAGATCTTTGATATGAAAGAAAAATTCCTTCTTGACTTTAACCTTAAAGGCCTGGAAGTAATCCAACAGATACTGAAAACAGAAAAGGCACACTCTTTGAATAAAGAATATATCAAAAATCCGGAAGAGATAAATTTCAGAGACAAATTCTCAGCAAAACGTCCTTCAGAATTCGGAATGGAAGAATATTATCAGACCTTTTCCGAGAAATACGGGTTTTTAGAAGATCTTTCGGTTCTGGACCTTGTCTGCAACAAAGGCCCGGAATCATTGATGTATATTAAAAATATCAAATAATTTACAGGTTGTCGTAAGAGAGAAAGCGACTGTCTGTGACCTCAATAAAATAAATATCAACATATGAAAAAGGTATTATTAGCGGCTGTTTTTTTAGCAGGATTCAGTTATTCTTATGCACAGGAAGCCAAAGCGGCAAACATAGATCCCAATGAAGATAAAGATCTGATGACCTGGTATCATAAAGATTTTTCTTCTACAAAAGTATACGGGGTAAATACTGAAAATGCATACAAATATTTAGAATCGAAAGGTCTGAAGCCTAAAACAGTTATTGTAGGAGTTTTGGACAGCGGAGTTCAGGTAGATCATCCGGGATTGGTAAAAAATATCTGGACAAACCCTAACGAAGTTCCGGGAAACGGAAAAGATGATGACGGAAACGGCTATATTGATGATGTTCACGGATGGAATTTCATCGGTGGAAAAAATGGAGACATTGGTATTGACAATATGGAGGTAACAAGAGTGGTTGCCAAATATAAGCCGGTTTTCGAAGGAAGCGATTCCGCTAAAAATAAAGCCAATCAGGCGAAAATGCCGGAAGAATTTGCTCTGTACATGAAATCCAAAGAGCTTTTCAATAAAAACAGCATTGAGGCCAGACAAAGCTTCCAGACGTATACCATGATCAATGATCTTATTCCTAATATGGTCAGATTATTAGGCGGTAAATCGGTAACGGCAGAAACGATCAATGCTATTAAGCCGACTGATCAGAAAGATGCCATTGCACTTCAGGTTTTAGGCCAGGTTTCTCAAAGCCCTGATTTCAACGGGAAAACTTCAGCAGAATTTGAAAAGCTGATGAAAGAACAGATGAAAGAAGCGCTTGATGAGTATACTCCAAAAGCTCAGCAATACGATTTAAGCTATGATCCGAGAAAAGAGATTGTAGGGGATAATTATGATGATTATACGGAGAAAAATTACGGAAACAATCATTATGAAGGACTGGATGCAGAACACGGAACACACGTTGCTGGTATTATTGCTGGACTTCCGCAAGGAAAAGTCGTTCAGTATGGAATAGCTTCAAAAGTAGCGAAAATCATGACTGTAAGAACCGTTCCCAATGGTGATGAAAGAGATAAAGATGTTGCCAACGCCATCAGATATGCTGTGGATAACGGTGCTAAAATTTTGAACATGAGTTTCGGAAAGCCTGTGTCTCCAGGGAAAAACGTAGTCTGGGATGCTTTCAAATATGCTGAAGATAAAGGCGTTCTTTTAGTAAAAGCAGCCGGAAATGAAAACGAAGATGTAGCAGAACACTTGGCTTACCCTACCAACTTTAAAAATGTAACAGATGAAAAACCATTTGTTAACAATGTGATGGTAGTAGGAGCAAGTACCAATAAAAATGATGCTCTGAGAGCAAGCTTCTCCAATTACAACAAAAAAATGGTAAACGTCTTTGCTCCGGGTGAAGAAATATATTCTACTGTTCCTAAGAATGATTACAAATACCTTCAGGGAACTTCTATGGCATCCCCGGTAGCAGCAGGGGCAGCAGCTGTATTATTAGCTTATATGCCCGATCTTAAACCTTACCAGATCATAGAGGCACTGGTAAAAAGCAGTAACCATAGCGCGGGCCAGTTTTCTGAGTATTCTCAGGCAGCTGGTGTAATTGATGTGAAGAAAGCTGCAGAATATGCATATACCAACTTCTATAACGGAAAAAAATCAACCAGCAGCAAGCCTGCGAAATCCGTAAAAAAGGGTGTTAAAAAATAGTATATCTGCCTGTATATAAGGTTAAAGCATAAAAAGTCCGAAATTTTCGGACTTTTTTATTTTTATTTTTCAATTTTGGCACGGTTTTTTGTAACTTTATAATAACAAAATAATAAACAACAAAATGAAAAAGTTACTACTTGCAGGGATGTTGGGAACATCACTTTTTGCAGTGTCTTGTTCCTCAGTGAAAAAAGCAGAAACATCACAAAACCAAAGATCTGAATACCTTAAGTTAAAAGGTGACTGGCAGATTGTAAGCGTAGATTATGAAAAGGGATACAAGATCAAGCCTTTTGATGAAGGAGCAGATGCTCAGTGTTTTGTAGGCAGTCATTGGAGACTGATCCCGAATAATTACAGCGGTGCTTATACTTTAAACGGAGGAGGTGCATGCCCGGCAGTGACACAACCTATCAAATTTGAAGTTAAAAACGGTGATACTTTCATGTTCAAAAAAATCGCTGCAGGAACAAAAGCTAAGCAAAATACTGCAGGATATTCTTTAACAATTACCAATCAGGCTGCAGATCAGTTCTCTTTAGTACAGGATGTTCCTTTTGACGGAAATACCGTAAAAGTTGTTTACAACTTCCAGAGAACAGGAATAAAATAATTTATAAACATAAAAGATTAAAAAAATGAAATTTACTAAAACATATATAGGAGCACTTTTCTTATCATCAGCATTGTTATTAACAAGCTGTGAAGCCGTTCAGAATTCTAATCACCAACAAAGAGGTACTGCGGTAGGAGCTGCATCAGGAGCTGTAATTGGAGGTATCCTTGGAAATAATGTAGGGAAAGGTAAAAATGGTGCTTTAGGAGCCGTATTAGGAGGTATTATCGGTGGTGTTGCAGGTAACGTAATCGGTAACAAAATGGATAAGCAGGCTAAAGATATTAAGGAAACTTTACCGGGAGCTGAAGTAGAAAGAGTAGGAGATGGTATTAAAGTAACCATGAACGAAAGTATTGTAAACTTTGCTTTCGATTCTTCAAATCTTACTTCTGTTGCTCAAACCAACCTTGATAAATTAGCAAAAGTTCTTGTTGATAACCCGGATACCAATATTAATATCTACGGACATACAGACAGTAAAGGATCTGATTCTTACAACCTTGCCCTTTCTCAGAGAAGAGCAGATGCTGTAAAAGCATACTTATCAGGGAAAGGAATTGCATCAAGCAGAATGTTTACTAAAGGAGAAGGAGAGGCAATGCCGGTGGCAAGCAATGATACAGATGAAGGAAGAGCTAAAAACAGAAGAGTTGAGTTTGCTATTACAGCCAATGAAAAAATGATTAATGATGCCAAACAAGGGCAATAATTAATTTAATATATAAATATTTTCGTAAGAAACCGCTTCGGCGGTTTTTTTTGTATTTTTATGCTATGAATTTTGAATTTATTATTTTTGCATCTGAAATAGCATAAATGAAGAAATACCTTAAACTGCTCCGGGTGGAGCAATGGGTGAAAAACCTGTTTGTTTTTGTCCCTCTGTTCTTTTCAGGAAACATTACCAATGTAGATCTGCTTAGCAAAAGTATCTTTGCATTCATCATTTTTTCGTTAGCAGCGAGTGTGGTATATATTCTGAACGATTATAATGATATTGAAGCAGATCGTAAACATCCTGAAAAAAGAAGAAGACCTCTTGCAAGCGGTGTTATTTCAAAATCAAAAGCATTGGGAATTCTTGCGGTACTTATTATCATCGATATTGCTTTGGTAGTTGCAGCCCAGCTTTACTTTCATGAATCTTTGTGGAAATTCAGTGCTATTATTGCATCTTATTTTGTGATGAATCTGGCCTATACTTTTAAACTGAAGCATGTTCCGATCATTGACATTTTTATTATAGCGCTGGGTTTTGTATTCAGGGTATTAGCAGGCGGTTATATTACAGGAATCAATATTTCGCAGTGGGCTATTCTGCTGACTTTTGTACTGGCACTGGTGCTGGCCATCGGAAAAAGAAGAGGAGAACTTATCAATGCACAGGTTTCGGGGAAAACAAGACGGGCGCTGGATGGGTATAACGTACAGTTTGCTGATATTGCGCTTTCCATTTCTGTAACATTGGCTATCGTATGCTATCTGATGTTTACATTATCACCTGAGGTCCAGGGAAGATTCCATCAAAGGGTTTTCTATACCGTGATATTTGTTGTTTTTGCATTTCTGAGGTATCTGCAGCAGACTTTAGTATATAACAGAACGGAATCTCCTACAAAAATTGTTTACCGGGACCGCTATATACAAGTTACCTTAGTGCTTTGGGTAGCCGCATTTCTAATTCAAATCTACTTTAAAAAATGAAGCCGAATTTCACACAGAAAGTTACAAACTGGGGCAATTTCCCGGTGGTAGAAAAAGAAATGAGATCTGAAGACAGTTTCAGAAAAATCAAGGACTTTGTATTGAATCATAATGAAGTGATTGCAAGAGGGAATGGAAGGTGCTACGGAGATGCTTCATTGGGAGAAAACATATTTTCAACCAAAAAACTCAATAAATTTATTAGTTTTGACCGTCTCAATGGAGTCATAGAATGTGAGTCCGGCGTGCTGCTTTCGGATGTGCTTGAGATTGCTGTTCCACAGGGATATTTTTTATATGTAACTCCGGGAACTAAATTTGTGTCGGTAGGCGGGGCAATTGCCTCTGATGTTCACGGTAAAAACCACCATGCTGAAGGCTGCTTCTCCGAATATGTTGTTGAATTTAAACTCATGACGGAAAGCGGAGGGATCATTACCTGTTCCAGAGAAGAAAATCCGGATAAATTCTGGGCTACAATCGGAGGGATGGGGCTTACCGGGATTATTCTTACCGCAAAATTCAAACTTAAAAATATAGAATCAGCCTATATACGACAGGAAAGTATTAAAGCAGAAAATCTGGATGAGATCTTCCGGCTTTTTGATGAAAGTGAAAACTGGACGTATACAGTAGCCTGGATAGACTGCCTTCAGAAAGGAAAAAATTTAGGAAGAAGTATTCTGATGAGAGGGGAACATGCCTTTCAGCATGAGCTTCCTCAAAATCTGGCAAAACAACCGTTAAGGCTGAAAGGAAAATTGCAGCCTACCGTTCCGTTTTATTTCCCCGGATTTGTTCTGAATGCCCTTACCGTAAAGATTTTTAATCTTTTGTATTATAAGAAACAGACGAAAAAAGAAGTCAAAAACTTTATCGATTACGAAACGTTCTTCTATCCGTTGGATGCCATCAATGACTGGAACAAGATCTATGGAAAATCCGGCTTTATCCAATATCAGATGGTCATTCCAAAAGAAGCCGGTAAAGAAGGAATGAAAAAGATCCTTGAAACCATAGCTGCAAGCGGAAACGGCTCTTTTCTGGCGGTTTTAAAACTGTTCGGAAAGAATAATCCTGAGGCTTATAATTCGTTTCCTTTTGAGGGCTATACGCTGGCTCTTGATTTTAAGGTGAATTCAAAACTGAAAAAACTGGTAGAAAAACTGGATGACATCGTTCAGGAGTTCGGAGGAAGGATTTATCTGACCAAAGACAGCATGAGCCGTTCGTCATTGACGAATTACCTTAAAAATATTCAAAGTCCTAAATTTGTGTCTTTGCAGCACAAAAGAATCATAAACAACAATTCATAAATGATAGTTCTGGGAAGTACGTCTGAAGTAGCACAGGCGTTTGTGGAAAAGGCTCTCCAGGAAGGAGAAAAATTTGAAAAGATCTATCTTTTCACTTCAAGTAAAGAAACTACGGAACGATTTGCGAGACATATCGACGTAAAATTTCTTCAGCAGTCTGAAGTTGTAGAACTTGACCTGATGAAAGAGATTGATTATAATAAATTTGATTATATCAATTCAAATGTATTATTTTGTGCCGTAGGATATTTGGGTGAAGGAACGGAAGAAGGTCTTTATGATAACAGGAATACAGAACGGATTATTGATATCAATTATGCCAGGCTGGTTCCGGTGATGAACTATTTTGCCCATAAATTTGAGAGCAGGAGATCGGGAACCATTATCGGGCTTTCATCTGTAGCCGGAGAGCGTGGAAGACAAAGCAACTTTATTTACGGAAGTGCAAAAGCCGCTTTTACAGCTTATTTAAGCGGACTTAGAAACTATCTTTTTGATAAAAAAGTACATGTTTTGACCATAAAACCCGGGTTTATGGCGACCAAAATGACGGAAGGGCTGCCACTGAATCCTAAACTGACTGCAACTCCTAAACAGGCCGCTGCATGCATTTATAAAGCATTCAAAAAACAGAAGAATGTAGCGTATGTTTTGCCGATTTGGAGTATTATTATGATGATTATCAGGAATATTCCTGAGTTTATATTCAAAAAATTAAAGCTTTAGTGTTATTTTGAAAGATAAAATCATTTATAAATCCAGTTCTTTTTCAATTAATCTTGTCGTTTTTTTTATAGGATTTATTTTCTTCAGTTTAATGATAGGTCTTACTTATCGGTCTTTAGAACAAAATCAGGATGGAGATTCGAAAATTGCGGTTTATATTATTGATTCTATATTTTTACTATTTGCATCAGGCTCATTGTTTTATTTTCTGAAGACTCAGATCATTAAGGTAACCCCAAATTACTTGATTGTTTCCTACCAGTTTTTGCCTTTTTCAAGAAAGATTTCACATGAGGATATCAGGGGATTTAAACAGATCCCAAGACCTGTAAAGTATTCGAAAGGATTTGAGAAGCAGACAACGGTTTATACTATTTTTGAAACATTCATTATTCTGAAAAATGATAAAAAAATCAGAACCTATGCTTTAAACGATTTTGAATTCAGGGAAGTGAGAAAATTAATAGAAAAAATAAAACGGAAAGAAGGGACGTTTGAAGTTAAAACATTAACCACTTCCGAATTTGTTTTTCAAAATTTATCTGTGATTTTATTCTTAATAATTTGCTTATTTTTGATTGCTGGATTATCAAATGCTTTAATTAATAAATAATTTGTAAAGTTTACCCTAAGTCATAGATTTATGAAAAAATTGTATTGTTTTGATTTTGACGGAACCTTAACGTATAAAGATACCATGTTTATGTATCTTAAATTCTACGATTCTACCAAATTCCGCATACAGTTTTTAAGACATGTCCCGCTTTTTATTCTGTTGAAACTGAAACTGGCAGAAACTGAAAAAGTAAAGAAAAGTTTTATTGGCTCTATTCTTAAAGGACAGACCAAAGAAAAGATTGAAATGAAGTCTAAACAGTTTTTTGAACAGCATTATCCTAAAATTGTAAGGGAAAATGCCTTGGACTTTATTCAAAATATCGATAGGAATAATACACAAAGTTTATTGGTAACTGCTTCGCTGGACATCTGGGTGAAACCGTTCGCTGAAGAACTCAAAATGCAGCTCGTTTCTACACGTGCAGAGTTTAAAAATGGGGTTTTTACAGGAAATTTTATCGGCAAAAACTGCAACGGAAATGAAAAACTGGTGAGAATAAAAGCCGAAATAAACGATTCTAAATACGATAAAATAATCGCTTTTGGAGACACTTCCGGTGACCGTCAGATGCTTAAATGGGCAAATGAGGGTCATTACCAATTTTTTCATTAATTTTGGAAGGTAAAAATGTAAAAATGAAAAGACTGCTTGTTGTATGTACCGCAATCCTTATGAGCTGTGCAGGAACACCGTCTCAAAAGCCTTCAGATATGCAGAAAAACGCAGAATTGCTTGTTTCCGAGTCTCAGGGTGGTGCAGACCGGCCGGGATTTACGGTGATTAAAAACGAACAAGAGTACCAGAAAGCCACTAAGGCAAGCTCTGGTCTTATTGTTGCGGAATTGGGGAAAGAACCATCCGCAAACTATCCTGCATTTCCGAAAAATAAGAAAGTGATCTTGTACAATCTGGGAAGTTTCAGATCTGGAAGCCATACGGTAACAACAATTAAAAGTGTTTCTGTAAAAGATAATATCCTGTATGTAGAGGTTCCTTATCAGGAATCCGGAGGAATGGAAATTCAGATGCTTTCCAATCCTTGGTTTATCTTTGCTGTGCCTTCAGACTATCAGTTTACTTCCGTAGAATTAAAATACTCAAAATAAAAATGAATAAAATATACCTGGATAATGCTGCTACGACTCCTCTTTCAGAAGAAGTAATCGATGCAATGGTGGGTACCATGAAAATGAATTTCGGAAATCCGTCTTCTACTCACAGTTTCGGACAGGAAGCCAAAATTTTGATCGAAAACGTGAGAAGACAGGTGGCAGACTATCTTCATGTAACGCCTGCAGAGATCATCTTTACCTCTTGCGGAACAGAATCGAACAACATGATCATCAAATCAAGTGTAGAACACCTTGGTGTACAACGAATCATCAGTTCTCCTCTGGAACATAAATGTGTTTCTGAGAGTATTCTGGATATGAAAAGCAGAAAAGGAGTAGAGGTAAACTATATCCGTCCTAATGAAAAAGGTGATATTGATCTTAATAAGTTAGAAGAATTATTAAAAGCATCCGACAAAAAAACGCTGGTGAGCTTGATGCATGCCAATAATGAGATCGGAAATATTGCTGATATTAAAAAGATTGCACAGCTGTGTAAAGAAAATAATGCCTTGTTCCACTCAGATACGGTGCAGACCATGGCTCATATGAATCTTGATTTTTCTGATATCATGGTGGATTTTGCTTCATGCAGTGCCCATAAATTCCATGGTCCGAAAGGAATAGGTTTTGCCTTTATCAGAAAATCATCGGGACTGAAGGGGATTATTACCGGAGGACCTCAGGAAAGAAGTTTAAGAGCCGGAACTGAAAATGTATGCGGTATTGTAGGACTTGGAAAAGCACTGGAGCTTTCTCTTAACCATATGGCGGAATATACTGCCCACATGCAGGAAATCAAGGATTATGCAAAAGAAAGTCTTTCTGCTGCTATTCCGGGGATTAAATTCAACGGAAGAAGTGCTGAAAAGGAGAACAGTCTTTATACGGTTTTAAGCGCATTATTGCCTTATAAAAATCCTTTGATTGGTCTTCAGCTGGATATGAAAGGAATTGCGATCTCCCAGGGGAGTGCGTGTTCTTCCGGAGCATCTAAGCCTTCTATGGTGATGATGATGGTGCTTTCTGAGGATGAAATGGACGGTTGTACGCCGCTTCGTATCTCTTTCAGCCATATGACGACCAAAGAAGAAATTGACGCGCTTGTTGAGGCGTTAAAAGAGATTTCAAAAGATTACGCTATAGAAAAAACAAATGTTGAGCATAGATAGTCTTATTGCTTAAAAAGCGTAATTTTGAATATCCAAATTAAGGAGTAAAAAAGAAAATAATATTAATTTAAATAAAAGAAACAAAATGGCTTTAGAAATTACG
This region of Chryseobacterium vaccae genomic DNA includes:
- a CDS encoding WbqC family protein, whose amino-acid sequence is MNMTNVLLPVFYMPPISWFSVFLNPENEIIFEQFENFPKQTYRNRANIYGANGKLSLIIPINHNGKREFKDMEISYREEWRNLHWKSIKTAYQSSPYFEYYEDKFRKIFDMKEKFLLDFNLKGLEVIQQILKTEKAHSLNKEYIKNPEEINFRDKFSAKRPSEFGMEEYYQTFSEKYGFLEDLSVLDLVCNKGPESLMYIKNIK
- a CDS encoding S8 family serine peptidase, producing MKKVLLAAVFLAGFSYSYAQEAKAANIDPNEDKDLMTWYHKDFSSTKVYGVNTENAYKYLESKGLKPKTVIVGVLDSGVQVDHPGLVKNIWTNPNEVPGNGKDDDGNGYIDDVHGWNFIGGKNGDIGIDNMEVTRVVAKYKPVFEGSDSAKNKANQAKMPEEFALYMKSKELFNKNSIEARQSFQTYTMINDLIPNMVRLLGGKSVTAETINAIKPTDQKDAIALQVLGQVSQSPDFNGKTSAEFEKLMKEQMKEALDEYTPKAQQYDLSYDPRKEIVGDNYDDYTEKNYGNNHYEGLDAEHGTHVAGIIAGLPQGKVVQYGIASKVAKIMTVRTVPNGDERDKDVANAIRYAVDNGAKILNMSFGKPVSPGKNVVWDAFKYAEDKGVLLVKAAGNENEDVAEHLAYPTNFKNVTDEKPFVNNVMVVGASTNKNDALRASFSNYNKKMVNVFAPGEEIYSTVPKNDYKYLQGTSMASPVAAGAAAVLLAYMPDLKPYQIIEALVKSSNHSAGQFSEYSQAAGVIDVKKAAEYAYTNFYNGKKSTSSKPAKSVKKGVKK
- a CDS encoding lipocalin family protein — its product is MKKLLLAGMLGTSLFAVSCSSVKKAETSQNQRSEYLKLKGDWQIVSVDYEKGYKIKPFDEGADAQCFVGSHWRLIPNNYSGAYTLNGGGACPAVTQPIKFEVKNGDTFMFKKIAAGTKAKQNTAGYSLTITNQAADQFSLVQDVPFDGNTVKVVYNFQRTGIK
- a CDS encoding OmpA family protein; amino-acid sequence: MKFTKTYIGALFLSSALLLTSCEAVQNSNHQQRGTAVGAASGAVIGGILGNNVGKGKNGALGAVLGGIIGGVAGNVIGNKMDKQAKDIKETLPGAEVERVGDGIKVTMNESIVNFAFDSSNLTSVAQTNLDKLAKVLVDNPDTNINIYGHTDSKGSDSYNLALSQRRADAVKAYLSGKGIASSRMFTKGEGEAMPVASNDTDEGRAKNRRVEFAITANEKMINDAKQGQ
- a CDS encoding decaprenyl-phosphate phosphoribosyltransferase, translating into MKKYLKLLRVEQWVKNLFVFVPLFFSGNITNVDLLSKSIFAFIIFSLAASVVYILNDYNDIEADRKHPEKRRRPLASGVISKSKALGILAVLIIIDIALVVAAQLYFHESLWKFSAIIASYFVMNLAYTFKLKHVPIIDIFIIALGFVFRVLAGGYITGINISQWAILLTFVLALVLAIGKRRGELINAQVSGKTRRALDGYNVQFADIALSISVTLAIVCYLMFTLSPEVQGRFHQRVFYTVIFVVFAFLRYLQQTLVYNRTESPTKIVYRDRYIQVTLVLWVAAFLIQIYFKK
- a CDS encoding FAD-binding oxidoreductase encodes the protein MKPNFTQKVTNWGNFPVVEKEMRSEDSFRKIKDFVLNHNEVIARGNGRCYGDASLGENIFSTKKLNKFISFDRLNGVIECESGVLLSDVLEIAVPQGYFLYVTPGTKFVSVGGAIASDVHGKNHHAEGCFSEYVVEFKLMTESGGIITCSREENPDKFWATIGGMGLTGIILTAKFKLKNIESAYIRQESIKAENLDEIFRLFDESENWTYTVAWIDCLQKGKNLGRSILMRGEHAFQHELPQNLAKQPLRLKGKLQPTVPFYFPGFVLNALTVKIFNLLYYKKQTKKEVKNFIDYETFFYPLDAINDWNKIYGKSGFIQYQMVIPKEAGKEGMKKILETIAASGNGSFLAVLKLFGKNNPEAYNSFPFEGYTLALDFKVNSKLKKLVEKLDDIVQEFGGRIYLTKDSMSRSSLTNYLKNIQSPKFVSLQHKRIINNNS
- a CDS encoding SDR family NAD(P)-dependent oxidoreductase; the protein is MIVLGSTSEVAQAFVEKALQEGEKFEKIYLFTSSKETTERFARHIDVKFLQQSEVVELDLMKEIDYNKFDYINSNVLFCAVGYLGEGTEEGLYDNRNTERIIDINYARLVPVMNYFAHKFESRRSGTIIGLSSVAGERGRQSNFIYGSAKAAFTAYLSGLRNYLFDKKVHVLTIKPGFMATKMTEGLPLNPKLTATPKQAAACIYKAFKKQKNVAYVLPIWSIIMMIIRNIPEFIFKKLKL
- a CDS encoding HAD family hydrolase, with product MKKLYCFDFDGTLTYKDTMFMYLKFYDSTKFRIQFLRHVPLFILLKLKLAETEKVKKSFIGSILKGQTKEKIEMKSKQFFEQHYPKIVRENALDFIQNIDRNNTQSLLVTASLDIWVKPFAEELKMQLVSTRAEFKNGVFTGNFIGKNCNGNEKLVRIKAEINDSKYDKIIAFGDTSGDRQMLKWANEGHYQFFH
- a CDS encoding cysteine desulfurase family protein, translated to MNKIYLDNAATTPLSEEVIDAMVGTMKMNFGNPSSTHSFGQEAKILIENVRRQVADYLHVTPAEIIFTSCGTESNNMIIKSSVEHLGVQRIISSPLEHKCVSESILDMKSRKGVEVNYIRPNEKGDIDLNKLEELLKASDKKTLVSLMHANNEIGNIADIKKIAQLCKENNALFHSDTVQTMAHMNLDFSDIMVDFASCSAHKFHGPKGIGFAFIRKSSGLKGIITGGPQERSLRAGTENVCGIVGLGKALELSLNHMAEYTAHMQEIKDYAKESLSAAIPGIKFNGRSAEKENSLYTVLSALLPYKNPLIGLQLDMKGIAISQGSACSSGASKPSMVMMMVLSEDEMDGCTPLRISFSHMTTKEEIDALVEALKEISKDYAIEKTNVEHR